From one Henningerozyma blattae CBS 6284 chromosome 1, complete genome genomic stretch:
- the SLX4 gene encoding Slx4p (similar to Saccharomyces cerevisiae SLX4 (YLR135W); ancestral locus Anc_8.330) gives MEFKKAERNLQLLQNFTLSSSQTDTCISGKVFATQCPSQQPVLSSISNELNNETCEVTSKSTGLNRGSTTLNEISSPGRLTYTNKFHTNNDDMEAILNSSENITSKIPDCNLSHSTNDCTFSNNDSKFIANKETISTNIVNTELTSPEISLSEITESKNITKLLTVEESSEVTFAKNSLSTSSNHELVQNASSENNLTGLCMPDTTITKPSSNYSQIKNTICNSKEPLPNSVIHHDKESTKENTTLRINPQEITDPKSNLNKNTQELISSFDGKMSNPAFEPDEIITNEENIFLSTQIQSRLDDFEKENNLKNKLSQFKYTFENSFIPHNIHKPIKQTTLLPSNDMPKPTKRKTRKPQNITDKTDILLQKLSGNSSKYKNIIKMRDKSVKEKRIGKKKSTNKHQTYNDMEWDKILKNLVNIFPKSTNIRSQQEYLQFHGDNYKYTDSSLWQISQLPPLKSTVPENDPKNEQVINKEDSLLDGTSELKNFNVLSLSQAMEDFKQNDKNNAFSQDEPEFKVEANSHRLYSMPNNDDLVSNNDDKVQYVASLQDFPIPANKTSHNIIDELHTEEHLSLDTSILDNGKNIKQNDLKNDQILMATTSTSSKYDIHSFNNDHDSIILDSDLEDLAIIIPFETKEYQRLLPVTTYNFLNKIISPNFQHSELIFDSNRSNQHCISAEDAKGSLDIHTTNEEFSNNRKIKRYQSNIFTRKYSDIEMANTSLKKNLDSTYDYNSMSEHLESSFLSKRLYMYLSKDERDNNANHPFETIFSISIKDDSTIICDSEEELDDTINYSILQFHSVKLSPRVHPPIIKEKSQSAQKLRVSMKTIGLKPLRSKSEMLQALSAAAELFPNDNILDDTQRKEEIHKLLTNLIRNSPRLLEKVYCFEPLFLDSLIDELVSMNPFVDYIDEGSIREWADIQGICLRTR, from the coding sequence AtggaatttaaaaaagcggaaagaaatttacaattacTTCAAAATTTTACTCTTTCTTCATCTCAAACTGATACATGCATTTCAGGTAAAGTGTTTGCTACACAATGCCCTTCTCAGCAACCCGTactttcttcaatttcaaatgagcttaataatgaaacttGTGAGGTAACCAGCAAATCTACAGGGCTTAATAGAGGATCAACTACTTTGAATGAAATTTCTTCACCTGGAAGACTTACATATACTAATAAATTCCAcactaataatgatgatatggAAGCGATACTCAATTCATCAGAGAATATTACTAGCAAGATCCCTGATTGTAACTTATCTCACTCAACAAATGATTGtactttttcaaataatgacTCAAAATTTATCGCCAATAAAGAAACAATTTCTACCAATATAGTTAATACAGAACTAACTTCACCAGAAATCTCACTTAGCGAGATAACtgaatctaaaaatataactaAACTACTGACCGTTGAGGAGAGCTCAGAAGTAACATTTGCTAAAAATTCTCTTTCTACATCTTCCAATCATGAGCTTGTGCAAAATGCTTCTTCTGAGAATAATCTAACTGGGTTATGTATGCCAGATACTACCATAACTAAGCCATCTAGTAATTATtcacaaataaaaaatacaatttgCAATTCTAAGGAACCTCTACCTAATTCGGTTATACATCATGATAAAGAAAGTACTAAGGAGAATACGACACTTCGTATCAACCCACAAGAGATTACAGATCCCAAAAGTAATCTGAATAAGAATACTCAAGAACTAATTAGCTCATTTGATGGTAAGATGTCTAATCCAGCTTTTGAACCAGAcgaaattattacaaatgaagagaatatatttttaagcACTCAAATTCAAAGCAGATTAGACGATTTTGAGAAAGAGAATAAccttaaaaataaactttcTCAATTCAAGTatacttttgaaaattcCTTTATACCCCATAATATACACAAACCTATTAAACAAACAACTTTATTACCAAGTAATGATATGCCAAAACCTACAAAACGAAAGACTCGAAAACCTCAAAATATTACTGATAAGACTGATATTTTACTTCAAAAACTTTCTGGCAACTCTtccaaatataaaaatatcatcaaaATGCGAGATAAATCtgtgaaagaaaaaagaataggtaaaaaaaagagtaCTAATAAACATCAGACATATAATGACATGGAATGGGAcaaaattttgaagaatctGGTCAATATTTTCCCAAAATCAACAAATATAAGGTCCCAACaagaatatttacaatttcaTGGTGATAATTATAAGTATACTGATTCTAGTTTATGGCAAATTTCGCAACTGCCACCTTTAAAGTCAACAGTACCAGAAAATGATCCCAAAAATGAACAAGTTATAAACAAGGAAGATAGCTTATTAGACGGCACTtcagaattgaaaaattttaatgtttTATCACTATCTCAAGCAATGGAAGATTTCAAacaaaatgataaaaataatgccTTTTCACAAGACGAACCTGAATTTAAGGTGGAAGCTAATAGCCATAGGCTCTATTCAATGCCTAATAATGACGATTTAGTGTCTAATAATGACGATAAAGTACAATATGTAGCTTCCTTGCAAGATTTTCCAATTCCAGCTAATAAAACGAGCCATAATATTATAGACGAACTTCATACCGAAGAACATCTTTCACTGGATACTAGCATTCTTGAtaatggaaaaaatattaagcaaaatgatttaaaaaatgacCAAATACTAATGGCAACAACATCTACTAGTAGTAAATATGATAttcattcttttaataatgaccatgattcaattattttggaCAGCGATTTAGAAGATCtggcaataataattcccTTTGAAACTAAGGAATACCAAAGATTATTACCGGTAACTACATACAACTTTCTCAATAAAATCATTTCCCCAAATTTTCAACATTcagaattaatttttgatagTAATCGTTCTAATCAGCACTGCATCAGCGCTGAAGATGCCAAAGGATCTTTAGATATCCACACTACAAATGAggaattttcaaataaccGGAAAATAAAGAGATATCAAagtaatatatttacaagGAAGTATTCAGATATCGAAATGGCAAATACTAGTCTAAAAAAGAACCTCGATTCCACTTATGACTATAATTCAATGAGTGAACATTTAGAGAGTTCTTTTCTATCAAAACGACTGTATATGTATCTATCAAAGGATGAAAGGGACAATAACGCCAATCATCCATTTGAAACTATATTTTCCATTAGCATTAAAGATGATTCAACTATTATCTGTGACTCAGAGGAGGAACTAGACGATACAATCAATTACTCAATTCTCCAATTTCATAGTGTTAAACTTTCTCCCAGAGTTCATCCTCctataataaaagaaaaatccCAGTCCGCACAAAAGCTAAGAGTTAGCATGAAGACAATTGGTCTAAAACCACTTAGATCTAAATCAGAAATGTTACAGGCATTATCTGCTGCTGCAGAACTGTTCccaaatgataatattttggatGATACTCAAAGAAAAGAGGAAATTCATAAACTTTTAACTAATCTCATCAGAAATTCTCCCAGACTATTGGAAAAAGTTTATTGTTTCGaacctttatttttagattcaCTTATAGACGAACTAGTTAGTATGAATCCATTCGTGGATTATATTGATGAAGGAAGCATCAGAGAATGGGCTGATATTCAAGGTATTTGTCTGCGTACACGTTAG